In the genome of Candidatus Poribacteria bacterium, the window AAACCATTCAGTCAGAACTGGATCGGCGGCGCCCGGGACAGAGCCATCTCACAACCTCACGTCAGGAGGAGGATCAGGTGGAGATTTTGTCCGGTGTTTTTGAGGGGGAGACGCTTGGCTCCCCGATCTCAATGCTGGTGTGGAATAAAGACGCGAAACCCTCCGCCTACGAACACCTCAAGGATGTGTATCGACCGTCTCACGC includes:
- a CDS encoding chorismate synthase → MGNTFGHLFRITTWGESHGGAIGVVIDGCPPKLNIDIKTIQSELDRRRPGQSHLTTSRQEEDQVEILSGVFEGETLGSPISMLVWNKDAKPSAYEHLKDVYRPSHA